In Nostoc piscinale CENA21, the genomic stretch CCAAAATCTAACATCTCACATCCAAAATGGTATGAAGGCAGGGATTTAAACCCTATATAGGGATTTAAATCACAACTAACTCTAAAATTTAAGAGAAAATTTATTCCCTGCCTAAATATTTATCTTCACGCGTATCAATCCGAATCCGTTCTCCTTGAGAAATAAACAAGGGAACCATTACAATTGCACCTGTTTCTACTGTGGCTGGCTTAGTACCACCTGTAGCTGTATCACCCTTGACACCAGGATCAGTTTGTGTAACTTCTAATACTACAGAATTAGGCAATTCTACTTCTAGAACTACATCGTCCCAACGAACCACGTTAACTTCCATACCTTCCTTGAGGTATTTGACGCGATCGCCAATTTGTGCAGCACTGAGTCGTCCTTCTTCATAAGTTTCCATATCCATAAAGACGAACTCATCGCCCTCTTTATAGGTATGCTGCATTGTGCTTTTTTCCAAAGTTGCTTGTGGCACAGTTTCCCCAGCCCGGAAAGTTCTTTCAAGAACCTTGCCACTTTGGACGTTTTTGAGTGTGGTGCGGACAAACGCCGAACCTTTACCGGGTTTAACGTGGAGAAAATCTACCACCCGCCATACAGACCCGTCTAATACAATTGATACACCGGGTCGAAAGTCGTTACTAGAGATCATGAAGCTTTCAAATGTTGGAAGACAATCGGCATTTATTGTACCCTTCTAGCGGAGTAATTGGTTAATTAAGTAGAAGGCAGGAGGCAGGAGGTGAGGTAGCCCCCGTCTTGGCGGTTCCCGTCGTTAGCGCAGCGTTAGCGAGGAACGAGCGTCTGGGGGACTGCCAAACCCGAAGGGCAGGAGGCAGAAGGGAAAATTTGTTATTCTCCATCGCTCCTCCAACTTCTAACTCCTTCCTAAAATACTCAGCACTCAGCGAGAAGTTGCGTGCGGGGGTTCCCCCCGTTGAGCAAACTTCGGTGACTCAACACTCAGCACTCTTACTATGGGAAGATTATTGATGGGTTACGCCCAGTCAACAATATTCATGCTGCATTTGAGCCATACTCATGTTTAAGTTAATAAAATCCTGGCTAAAGTCCAGCCTAGTAACAATACTGTTGGTAATTATATTTTTAGGCATCAATACAGCTGGCTGGACTCCCTCCAGTAATGCCGCCTTGCCCTCTGGCAATGCAATTACCGACGGCAAAGCTTTGTTGCGTTATGCACTCCCAATTAAAAATGAACCAGTCAGGCAACTGCAAGCCAGTCTAGAAGACATATCAACTCAGTTGCGGGCTAATCGACGCTGGGGTGCTGTCTCCAAAGACCTGAGTAAAGCATCTCGAGTTCTTGATAAGCCTTCACAAATCTTAGCAAGCATCCCCGAAGAACGCCAACTCCAAGCCCAGGCATGGGTTGATGAGTTAAAATCTGGTGTGACTAAATTGCAAGAATTGACACAATCCAAAGATAAAGAACAAATTCTGCAAGCACGAAACAAATTGCTGAATTTAGTTTCTTTACTAGAAGAGTCAATGGTGCAGGAATTTCCCTTTGAAGTTCCTGAAGAGTACAGTAATTTACCCCAACTCAAAGGTCGTGCCACCATTGAATTTAAGACCAACAAAGGCGACTTAACCGTTGTTGTCGATGGTTATAGCGCACCTGTTACGGCAGGTAACTTTGTAGATTTAGTCCAAAGGGGTTTTTATAACGGGTTAGAATTTACTCGTTCTGAAGAATCCTACGTCTTGCAAACAGGCGACCCCCCAGGCAAAGAACAAGGCTTTATTGACCCCAAAACAGGTAAGTACAGAGCCGTTCCTTTAGAAATTCTGGTAGAAGGGGATAAAGCACCAACTTATGGCATTACCTTAGAAGACGCTGGTCGTTATTTAGATATGCCAGTTTTACCTTTTTCTTCCTTTGGTGCATTAGCAATGGCGCGTCCCGAAAGCCAAGTTAATGGCGGTTCATCGCAAGTGTTCTTCTTCTTGTTTGAACCAGAACTCACACCCGCCGGACGTAACTTGCTGGATGGACGTTACTCAGTTTTTGGTTATCTCACAGAAGGCAAAGATATCTTAGATAAACTCAAAGCCGGTGACAAAATCGAATCTGCAACTGTAATCCAAGGCATAGAAAACCTCGTCCAACCCCAAGCAGCCTAAATTAAATCAAGTATGAAGTATGAAATTACCCTGCGGGAAGCCACCCAAAGGGTGTCTACACACTTCATACTTCATACTTTATAGATTTCCCGCAGCGAATATTTGATGAGGAGCGATCGCTAATTCTGGAAACGTCCGCGATACAATTTTCTGGTCAGCAGTAAATACTGTTTCTTCGTAAAATCCTTCTTCCAGCAATAAAACAGTAATTTTTAATTCTAATGGGTCTACAATCCAATATTCCGCCACTCCAACCGCCGCATACTCAGACCGCTTATGGCGATAGTCCCGCTTGATAGAATCTGGACTGACTACTTCTATACTCAGTAATGGTGGTGTCTCAAATACGGCTGAAGCCTTTAATAAATCTCTGGCTTGCTCCTGTGTTACTACACACAAATCAGTTAACCTAGATTTATTTCTTCCCGTCCTTATCCCAGTTTGCTGAAACGTCAACTCAAGTAAACTCAACCGCTTGATTTCTGCATCTAGCAGTTGCTCAAGGAATTTAGCAATTAAGAAATGTTCTATCGTCGGGATGTTAATTAATTCCAGCCTGCCATCAACTAGTTCATAGTGAAAACCAGTACCATCATCATAAGTTAAGTACTCTTCAAATGTGAAATTTGTTACTGGTTTAGTGGCCATCCCCACAATCCCCTAAACTATACCATTATCGTAACTTGAGGAAGTAGAGAATAGGGAGTAGAGATTAGAGGAGGTAAAAGTGCAAGGCTGTAGGGAAGACAAGGACAAATGACCAATGACCAAAGTTAAAGACATTGGCGAACAAGGCCTATTAGCAAAGTTACAAAGCTTCTGCCCCCCAGAAATTATTGGAGACGATGCAGCAGTTCTAGAAACGGCACCAGGAGCATCACTAGTAGTAACTACCGATGTTTTAGTTGATGGCGTACACTTCAGTGATGCTACTACTTCCCCAGAGGATGCAGGTTGGCGAGCAGCAGCAGCCAATTTATCTGATTTAGCCGCTATGGGGGCTTCTCCTTTAGGTATTACAGTTGGCTTAGGGCTTCCTGGCGATTTAAATGTAAGTTGGGTTGAGCGACTTTACCAAGGCATGACAGAATGCCTGCAAAAATACAATACCCCAATTGTCGGCGGTGATGTAGTGCGATCGCCGACTGCAACCATCTCCATTACCGCTTTTGGTCAAGTTGAACCCCAGCGAATTATCCGCCGTTCTGCTGCTAAAGTGGGAATGGCGATCGTGGTCACAGGTGTTCATGGAGCCTCCCACATGGGCTTACAACTGCTCTTGCATCCCCAATTAGGGCATAACCTCTCTCCAGCAGAAAAGACCGCCTTTATCAAAGCTCATCAACGCCCTCAACCCCGACTAGATGTCTTACCCATCCTCTGGGAAATTTTCACTCCTCATTCCCAACTCCCGGTTGCTGGAATGGATAGCAGCGATGGTTTAGCAGATGCAGTTTTACAGATTTGTCGTGCCAGTAATGTAGGTGCAGTTATAGACCGCCAAAAAATCCTTTTTCCACCTACTTTTACCAATTGGCTCAAACCAGAACAAGCAATAGAATATACCCTCTACGGTGGTGAAGACTTTGAATTAGTACTTTGCTTACCACCCACACAAGCAAATACTCTGGTACAGCAACTCAGCCAAGGTGCAGCAATTATTGGCACCATTACGTCTGATTCACAAGTGTTATTACGTGACCAAAATGAAAAAATCCCTGACCAAGTTCTTAGTCTTAGCCAGGGATTTCAACATTTTAGTTAATAGTCAACAGTATTGACCATTGACAAATTATTGCCATTTCTCGGCCACTAGTTCAGCCAAATCTAGAACACGTTGGCTATAACCCCACTCGTTGTCATACCAAGCCATAACTTTTACCAAGTCACTGCCCATTACTAAAGTCAAGCTGGCATCAACAATCGAAGAAGCATCAGTACCTTGGTAATCTGAGGATACTAACTGAAGTTCACTGTAGTCTAGAATACCTTTGAGTGAACCCTCTGAGGCATCTTTGAGGGCTTGGTTAACTTCTTCAGTAATAGTACGCTTCTCAACCTGAACAACGAAATCTACCATTGAGACGTTCGGGGTTGGTACACGTAAGGCAACACCATTCAGCTTACCTTTGAGTTCTGGAATTACTAGCGCCACTGCTTTTGCTGCACCTGTAGAGGTGGGAACAATGTTGATGGCTGCTGCTCTTGCCCGACGTACATCACGGTGAGAAGCGTCTAGCAAACGCTGGTCTCCTGTGTAGCTGTGGGTGGTGGTCATTGTACCTTTGATAATACCAAATTTGTCATTCAGTACTTTGGCAATAGGAGCCAAACAGTTGGTAGTACAGCTGGCGTTACTAATAATGTGATGTTTGTTGTGATCGTAATCGTGGTGATTCACACCAATTACGAACGTACCATCTTCATTTTTCCCAGGAGCAGTAATTAGAACCTTTTTAGCACCAGCATTTACGTGCTTTAAAGCTCCCTCTTTGCTAGTAAATACCCCAGTTGCTTCGATAATCAGATCAATTTCCCATTCTCTCCAGGGCAAGTTTTCTGGATTGCGATCAGATACGCACTTAATGGTTTTACCGTTAACGATGATAGAGTTATCATCGGCGGAAATGTCAACATCCTTTAACTTCCCAAGCATTGAGTCATACTTTAGGAGGTGAGCATTTGTTCTAGGATCTGATGTGTCGTTGACAGCTACAAGGTCGATATTGCTATTTTGCCGACCTAACCAACAACGTGCAAAGTTACGCCCGATGCGCCCGAAACCGTTGATTGCGACTCTAATCACAGTGTCTTGCCCTCTGTATTTATGCCTATAAGTTGATATCTTTGAACCCAATCATATCGCAAAGGGGGGGAGTATTAATAACTATAAAGTGTTAGATCCAAAAAAAAAATATATATTTTATTCAGATTTTTCTGAATAGAGGTTATTGGTCGTGATGTAGAATCTTACCGGCTCTGGAACTAAATGCTTAATAGATTTATTTTGGCAAGAAAGTTTGCGAATAAGACTTGACGAAACTCCCACTAAGGGTATATTCAAGAATTGCCAGTGAATGCTTAGTGACTGCTGCCGTAGTTGTTGCTCCACTTGCTGGCAGATGATGTTGCTTTTAGCTTGATCATTATCCAATTGTCGAGGCGCAATCAACCAGTTACACATTTGTGCTAACTCTTGTCTACGGTACCACCGAGGTAAGGTTTGGAAAGTATCCAAACCCAAAATCCAGTACCAGTGAGTATTTGAATAAACAGCCGATAAGTCAATCAACGTGTTGATAGCATAAGAGGTTCCAGAGCGACTTGACTCCACCAAGGACACAGTAAAAGCTGGGTTGTTTCTTGTAGTTACTTCCAGCATCTTCACTCGATGCTCAAATGGTGCTGCTTTTTTGTGTGGAGGATTGAACGATGGTACCCAAATTATTTGATCTAGGGGGATTTGAGACAAAGCCATTTCGGCGATGAGTAAGTGTCCCCAATGAATTGGATCAAATGTGCCACCGAAAATTGCCAGATGTTGCATCTGCTTATACCCAGGCTTTCTACATTTGAAACACAATTTCACTGTCAATGTATTATTGTACTCAATTCATGCCTTAGCTTGATGAAATTTAAAACTCATTTAGCTAGGAATGTATTATCGTAGCCCTTACCAGTCAGGAATCTAAAAATATGTATTTCTTCTTACAAGAATTTCTTTCCCGATGCAGTAGAAATTTTCAGAATAATCTTAAAAACAGTTCAGAAATAGCAAAAACCTCCTACAAAGGTAAAATCATTCTCAATCCACATAACGAAAGCGGAAAAGCTCTCCGACAGCCAGCATAAAAAAGGTGTAGAAAAATTTACGGTAAAAAACAAATTCCTGTTATGATACGCGTGTCATTTGTGAATATGGTGTGGTGTAAGAGGAGTAATCAATGAATAATGCTGTGGATTTTGGCGGTAGACCATTCCATTTCATTGGAATTGGTGGCATAGGTATGTCTGCTCTGGCTTATGTTTTAGCCAAGCGTCAATTGCCAGTATCAGGTTCAGATGTTCGTCCGAATCATATTACGCGCAAGTTAGAATCTATCGGTACACATATTTTTGGTAAGCAAGAAGCAAGTAATCTTGAATTCTTTCGCCCCAAGGTGATGACGAATGAAGCAGCATTAAGTTCACAAGAATTATCAGATGCTATTGAGTCCTCATTACCTCAAGTAATTTGTTCCACTGCAATTAACACTAACAATTTAGAATATAAAGCTGCTTTAGAATTAGGCTGTCCGATATTACATCGTTCAGATGTACTTGCTGCTTTGATTGCTGATTATAAAAGTATTGCTGTAGCAGGTACTCATGGTAAAACTACAACCAGTAGCATGATTGGTTACATGCTCCTACAGGCTGGTTTAGATCCCACCATTTTGGTAGGCGGTGAAGTCAATGCTTGGGAAGGCAATGCTCGCTTAGGTGAAAGTGAATATTTAGTAGCAGAAGCAGATGAATCTGATGGTTCTTTGGTGAAACATGCGCCGGAGATTGGCATTATCACTAATATTGAACTAGACCACCCTGACCACTACGACACATTAGATGAAGTGGTCGATACTTTCCAAAAATTTGCCCAAGGTTGCAAGACCTTAATTGGCAGTATTGATTGTGAAACAGTACGCGATCGCCTAAAACCGACAATCAGCTACAGTCTACATCAAGATACAAATGCTGACTATAGCGTGACCAATATTGACTATCGTCACGATGGCACCACAGCTTTAGTTTGGGAACGCGGTAAAGCTTTAGGTGTATTAAAATTACGCTTACTCGGTCGGCATAACTTGAGCAATGCTTTAGCCGCAGTGGCTGTTGGTCGCGTTTTAAATTTAGAATTCGGTGAAATTGCCAAAGCTATTGCCACTTTTGAAGGTGCAAGACGACGCTTTGAGTTTCGCGGAGAAGTTGATGGCATTACATTTATTGATGATTATGCCCATCACCCCAGCGAACTGCGAGCTACCCTTGCGGCTGCGCGTCTTCAGGCTAGACCAGGACAAAGAGTGGTGGCGATCTTCCAACCCCACCGTTACAGCCGGACACTGACATTTTTAGAAGAATTTTCTGAGTCCTTTGCTCATGCTGATTTGGTTGTCTTGACTGATATTTACAGTGCAGGGGAACCCAACTTAGGGCAAATCAGTGGGGAACAGTTAGCAGCAGAAGTTGGTAAATTTCATCCCCAGGTGGTGTATCAACCAACTTTACCCCAAGTGCGCGAGTTTTTACTCAAAACGCTACGCCCCAGCGACTTAGCTTTGTTCCTTGGTGCAGGAAATCTCAATCAAGTCATACCAGAATTAATTACTACACTTTGTGAGGCTGCTACAGCCACATCTTAAGACCGTTGAATAACGGCACAGCACCATTAATTCATATCTATTGCTGTATTTTTGCGGCAGAAAAATGTAAAAATTTCACAAATATTGATGTCAAAATGAAAATCTCCCAGGCAGCTGGAAACATCTGCACAGTTTCTGCTACACCTACACAGAAACAGGAAACAGATAAATCATCAGATAACAAAATAATTTATTTACCAGGTACAGATTGCATGATCAGGTCTCAGGCTGCGTTGTCTGCGTTTACTTCTTACAGAGTTGGTGGAGCAGCAGAATGGTACGTTGCGCCTCGGAACTTAGAAGCACTGCAAGCCAGCTTGAATTATGCAAAAGAACATAACTTAACTGTAACAATTTTAGGTGCAGGTTCTAACCTGTTAGTAAGCGATCGCGGTTTACCTGGCCTAGTGGTTGCTACACGCCACCTACGCCACAGTCACTTTGACCCAGAAACAGGTTTATTAACAGTCGCTGCCGGAGAAGCAATTCCCAGCCTAGCATGGGAAGCTGCACAACTGGGATGGCAAGGTTTAGAATGGGCTGTTGGTATTCCCGGAACTGTGGGTGGTGCTGTCGTGATGAATGCTGGCGCACATAATAGCTGCATTGCAGATATCTTGGTTAGTGCCGAAATTCTGTCACCAGATGGCACACTAGAAACTCTCAGCCCTGAACAAATGGGTTACAGCTATAGAACTTCATTACTCCAAGGTAGCGATCGCATTGTCACCCAAGCTACTTTCCAACTGCAACCAGGAGCCGACCCCGCTACAGTTTTAGCTGTGACTAAACAACACAAGCAACATCGACTCTCCACCCAACCTTATAACTTCCCCAGTTGTGGTAGCGTCTTCCGTAATCCCAAGCCTTATGCAGCTGGTTGGTTGATTGAACAGACAGGACTCAAAGGCTATCAAATCGGTGGCGCACAAGTAGCTCAACTACATGCCAATTTTATTGTGAATCGCGGTGGAGCTAAAGCCAGTGATATTTTCTGTCTGATTCGTCACATCCAAGAAAAAGTACAAGAACGCTGGTCGATTTTGTTAGAGCCAGAAGTCAAAATGATGGGTGAGTTTCAAGCAGCTTGTGGCTAGGACAGAAAAGTATGAAGTCTGAAGTATGAAGTTTGATGCTTTAGCCTTCATACTTTATTCTTGAGTAGCCCCTAGCATTAATTATTAGTAACAAAAGTGGCAAATTACCACCCGCATCTATAATTGAATGTGATTTGTTATTGAAAGCACACGCGGACAATCAATTATGACAGGTAAAGGACAAGGATTCGGCTTTGGCTTAGGCAAAATGAAAGAACTCGCCGAAGCCTTTAAAAAAGCACAGCAAGTTCAAGAAGGTGCAAAGCGACTCCAAGAAGAATTGGAGCAGATGGAAATTCAAGGAGAAGCTGGTGGTGGTCTGGTCAAAGTGATTGTCAGCGGGAACCAAGAACCCAAGCGAGTAGAAATTTCTCCTGATGCCTTAGCACAAGGGGCAGAATTACTTTCCGACCTTGTAACAGTGGCAATGAAAGACGCTTACAACAAGTCCACAGCCACAATGCGGGAACGGATGGAAGAATTGACCAGTGGACTGGAATTGCCTGGATTTTAGTCATTAGTCATTAGGAGCCAGTGCCGTGGGCGGATTTCCCACGCCAGTCGCTACAACGGAGGGAACCTCCCTTCGGGTTCGCAGTTCCTTCAAGTCGGCAAAGCCGCCCAACGGACTGCTCACCGCAACGCGCTGGCTCGACTTGAGGCGACTATCGTCGGCTCTGCCGACTCCCTCACTGGCGTTCATTAGTCATTGGTTTGTACAAATGGCAAGTGACAAAAGACAAAGGACAAAAAATACCTATGCCCTACAAGCTTTTGTTTGTCTGTCTGGGAAACATCTGTCGTTCGCCATCGGCAGAAAACATCATGAATCATCTCGTCGATCAGGTTGGATTAAGTAACAGCATTCTCTGTGATTCTGCTGGTACATCTAGCTATCACATTGGTAGTCCGCCTGACCGCCGGATGAGTGCGGCGGCGGCTGCTAAATTAGGAATTCAACTGCGTGGTCGAGCCAGACAATTTGCCAAGTCAGATTTTCAGGAGTTTGATTTGATTTTGGCAATGGATAGAGATAATTATAATGATATTCTCTCCCTTGATCCCACTGGCAAATATCACCACAAAGTGCGTTTAATGTGTGATTCTTGCACTCGACATAACCTCAAAGAAGTTCCAGATCCCTACTACGGAGGAGTGGAGGGATTTAATCAAGTCATTGATTTACTAGTGGATGCTTGTGAAGGTCTACTTCAGGAGATTACGCAGCAAGAATTACAAGCGTAATTGATACACAAATAGTCCAGAAGTTACGCACAAAGGTTATTTCTGAACAGTGGGTGTAGGGGTGTAGGGGTGTAGGGTTTTGAATACTTACATTCCTACATCCTCCTCCAAACCCTTGATTGTTTCTATTAGTGCTTAAGTTCTATAGTTATTCGACTAAACCATGTTTAATTGCAAACCGTACCAGTTCAGCCCGGTTACTGGTAGCGGTTTTTCTTAATAAACTACTAACGTACTTTTCTACTGTCCTAGGACTGAGGTGTAATTGTTGACCCATTTCCACATTTGACAGGCCATGAGTCAGCAGTTCTAGGACTTCTTGCTCTCTGGAGGTCAGGGATGAGAAAAACTCTGGTTTGTCTAGGTGGGTAAAGACAGAGTTCTGAGCTTCTACGGCTGTTGCTGGGGTAGAATTAGTGAGATTTTCTTTATGAGAAACGCGGTATTCCGATTGAATAATTTGCGATCGCTCCAACAAATTGCGAATAGCTGCTGCTAACTCTTCCAATTCAAACGGCTTTGGTAAATATAAATCGCACCCCGATTGATAACCGAGAATTCTCTCCTGGGTTTTGGT encodes the following:
- a CDS encoding response regulator transcription factor; the encoded protein is MPLTILVVDDDLGTRLSISDYLELSGYSVITANDGQEALAMVEEYRPDLIVTDIVMPRMNGYELVRRVRQQPGFRLLPVILLTARTKTQERILGYQSGCDLYLPKPFELEELAAAIRNLLERSQIIQSEYRVSHKENLTNSTPATAVEAQNSVFTHLDKPEFFSSLTSREQEVLELLTHGLSNVEMGQQLHLSPRTVEKYVSSLLRKTATSNRAELVRFAIKHGLVE
- the murB gene encoding UDP-N-acetylmuramate dehydrogenase; translation: MKISQAAGNICTVSATPTQKQETDKSSDNKIIYLPGTDCMIRSQAALSAFTSYRVGGAAEWYVAPRNLEALQASLNYAKEHNLTVTILGAGSNLLVSDRGLPGLVVATRHLRHSHFDPETGLLTVAAGEAIPSLAWEAAQLGWQGLEWAVGIPGTVGGAVVMNAGAHNSCIADILVSAEILSPDGTLETLSPEQMGYSYRTSLLQGSDRIVTQATFQLQPGADPATVLAVTKQHKQHRLSTQPYNFPSCGSVFRNPKPYAAGWLIEQTGLKGYQIGGAQVAQLHANFIVNRGGAKASDIFCLIRHIQEKVQERWSILLEPEVKMMGEFQAACG
- a CDS encoding YbaB/EbfC family nucleoid-associated protein; translated protein: MTGKGQGFGFGLGKMKELAEAFKKAQQVQEGAKRLQEELEQMEIQGEAGGGLVKVIVSGNQEPKRVEISPDALAQGAELLSDLVTVAMKDAYNKSTATMRERMEELTSGLELPGF
- the efp gene encoding elongation factor P — encoded protein: MISSNDFRPGVSIVLDGSVWRVVDFLHVKPGKGSAFVRTTLKNVQSGKVLERTFRAGETVPQATLEKSTMQHTYKEGDEFVFMDMETYEEGRLSAAQIGDRVKYLKEGMEVNVVRWDDVVLEVELPNSVVLEVTQTDPGVKGDTATGGTKPATVETGAIVMVPLFISQGERIRIDTREDKYLGRE
- a CDS encoding low molecular weight protein-tyrosine-phosphatase — protein: MPYKLLFVCLGNICRSPSAENIMNHLVDQVGLSNSILCDSAGTSSYHIGSPPDRRMSAAAAAKLGIQLRGRARQFAKSDFQEFDLILAMDRDNYNDILSLDPTGKYHHKVRLMCDSCTRHNLKEVPDPYYGGVEGFNQVIDLLVDACEGLLQEITQQELQA
- a CDS encoding type I glyceraldehyde-3-phosphate dehydrogenase, which encodes MIRVAINGFGRIGRNFARCWLGRQNSNIDLVAVNDTSDPRTNAHLLKYDSMLGKLKDVDISADDNSIIVNGKTIKCVSDRNPENLPWREWEIDLIIEATGVFTSKEGALKHVNAGAKKVLITAPGKNEDGTFVIGVNHHDYDHNKHHIISNASCTTNCLAPIAKVLNDKFGIIKGTMTTTHSYTGDQRLLDASHRDVRRARAAAINIVPTSTGAAKAVALVIPELKGKLNGVALRVPTPNVSMVDFVVQVEKRTITEEVNQALKDASEGSLKGILDYSELQLVSSDYQGTDASSIVDASLTLVMGSDLVKVMAWYDNEWGYSQRVLDLAELVAEKWQ
- the murC gene encoding UDP-N-acetylmuramate--L-alanine ligase, with translation MNNAVDFGGRPFHFIGIGGIGMSALAYVLAKRQLPVSGSDVRPNHITRKLESIGTHIFGKQEASNLEFFRPKVMTNEAALSSQELSDAIESSLPQVICSTAINTNNLEYKAALELGCPILHRSDVLAALIADYKSIAVAGTHGKTTTSSMIGYMLLQAGLDPTILVGGEVNAWEGNARLGESEYLVAEADESDGSLVKHAPEIGIITNIELDHPDHYDTLDEVVDTFQKFAQGCKTLIGSIDCETVRDRLKPTISYSLHQDTNADYSVTNIDYRHDGTTALVWERGKALGVLKLRLLGRHNLSNALAAVAVGRVLNLEFGEIAKAIATFEGARRRFEFRGEVDGITFIDDYAHHPSELRATLAAARLQARPGQRVVAIFQPHRYSRTLTFLEEFSESFAHADLVVLTDIYSAGEPNLGQISGEQLAAEVGKFHPQVVYQPTLPQVREFLLKTLRPSDLALFLGAGNLNQVIPELITTLCEAATATS
- a CDS encoding peptidylprolyl isomerase, with the protein product MFKLIKSWLKSSLVTILLVIIFLGINTAGWTPSSNAALPSGNAITDGKALLRYALPIKNEPVRQLQASLEDISTQLRANRRWGAVSKDLSKASRVLDKPSQILASIPEERQLQAQAWVDELKSGVTKLQELTQSKDKEQILQARNKLLNLVSLLEESMVQEFPFEVPEEYSNLPQLKGRATIEFKTNKGDLTVVVDGYSAPVTAGNFVDLVQRGFYNGLEFTRSEESYVLQTGDPPGKEQGFIDPKTGKYRAVPLEILVEGDKAPTYGITLEDAGRYLDMPVLPFSSFGALAMARPESQVNGGSSQVFFFLFEPELTPAGRNLLDGRYSVFGYLTEGKDILDKLKAGDKIESATVIQGIENLVQPQAA
- a CDS encoding Uma2 family endonuclease — encoded protein: MATKPVTNFTFEEYLTYDDGTGFHYELVDGRLELINIPTIEHFLIAKFLEQLLDAEIKRLSLLELTFQQTGIRTGRNKSRLTDLCVVTQEQARDLLKASAVFETPPLLSIEVVSPDSIKRDYRHKRSEYAAVGVAEYWIVDPLELKITVLLLEEGFYEETVFTADQKIVSRTFPELAIAPHQIFAAGNL
- the nadD gene encoding nicotinate (nicotinamide) nucleotide adenylyltransferase; this translates as MQHLAIFGGTFDPIHWGHLLIAEMALSQIPLDQIIWVPSFNPPHKKAAPFEHRVKMLEVTTRNNPAFTVSLVESSRSGTSYAINTLIDLSAVYSNTHWYWILGLDTFQTLPRWYRRQELAQMCNWLIAPRQLDNDQAKSNIICQQVEQQLRQQSLSIHWQFLNIPLVGVSSSLIRKLSCQNKSIKHLVPEPVRFYITTNNLYSEKSE
- the thiL gene encoding thiamine-phosphate kinase — translated: MTKVKDIGEQGLLAKLQSFCPPEIIGDDAAVLETAPGASLVVTTDVLVDGVHFSDATTSPEDAGWRAAAANLSDLAAMGASPLGITVGLGLPGDLNVSWVERLYQGMTECLQKYNTPIVGGDVVRSPTATISITAFGQVEPQRIIRRSAAKVGMAIVVTGVHGASHMGLQLLLHPQLGHNLSPAEKTAFIKAHQRPQPRLDVLPILWEIFTPHSQLPVAGMDSSDGLADAVLQICRASNVGAVIDRQKILFPPTFTNWLKPEQAIEYTLYGGEDFELVLCLPPTQANTLVQQLSQGAAIIGTITSDSQVLLRDQNEKIPDQVLSLSQGFQHFS